The Micromonospora sp. Llam0 genome contains a region encoding:
- a CDS encoding 2'-5' RNA ligase family protein: MTAQPEALDHDYGRPWAEQEWTQFQQVQGMVNHWDRPGWTPGRRSYHWLVMLGHVRALTALATRCQEQLRDLPNLDLVPAVGLHITMQRLAFTDEVSPDVVAAAVNEVRRRCADFPAIPVEVGPLAGSPGAVRLSVGPPEPLRGLRHLIRESIAEVCGPAALPERASRFVPHVSIAYHNTPADARPLIQRAASLRHLPPVATVIQSVDLVELRRDGHQYITSKLAEVLFLS, encoded by the coding sequence ATGACCGCTCAGCCCGAAGCACTGGACCACGACTACGGACGCCCCTGGGCCGAGCAGGAGTGGACACAATTCCAACAGGTCCAGGGGATGGTCAACCACTGGGACCGCCCGGGGTGGACGCCTGGCCGGCGCTCCTACCACTGGCTTGTGATGCTCGGCCACGTCCGAGCCCTCACCGCCCTGGCGACCCGCTGCCAGGAACAGCTGCGTGACTTACCCAATCTCGACTTGGTCCCGGCGGTCGGCTTGCACATCACAATGCAGCGACTCGCCTTCACCGACGAAGTCTCACCCGACGTGGTGGCGGCAGCGGTCAACGAAGTACGCCGACGTTGCGCGGACTTCCCCGCCATCCCGGTGGAGGTCGGTCCGCTTGCAGGATCGCCGGGAGCGGTCCGCCTCAGCGTTGGTCCGCCGGAGCCGCTCAGGGGGCTTCGTCATCTCATCCGCGAATCCATCGCCGAGGTATGTGGCCCGGCAGCCCTACCCGAACGGGCAAGCAGGTTTGTCCCGCACGTCAGCATCGCCTACCACAACACCCCCGCCGACGCGCGGCCACTCATCCAGCGGGCAGCCAGCCTTCGACACCTCCCCCCCGTCGCCACAGTCATCCAGTCCGTGGACCTAGTCGAGTTACGCCGCGACGGCCACCAGTACATCACATCGAAACTCGCCGAAGTCTTATTCCTAAGCTGA
- a CDS encoding maltose ABC transporter substrate-binding protein codes for MRVRRTSVAAGLAAVLALAAAGCGSSDGEPATTDSPDAAAGGTLVIWADDKRSAALAPFAEKFGEDNGVTVEVQAISKDQQTTFVTASQQGSGPDVMVGAHDWIGNLVQNGAIEPVQLTAEQTAGFAEVAIQAVTFNGQLYGVPYAMENVALIRNTALAPDAPATIEELVATGQQLKADGKVSEILCLQVGQNGDAYHLYPLYTSAGGSLFGTTAEGDYDPTQLGVGTPESIAAFEKIATLGEKGAGALKRSITPENSIATFTSGKCAFLVSGPWAITDAKGANIAYDISPVPGFAGGADAQPFVGVQTFYVAAKGKNKALAQEFVANYTTGTELAVALYEAEPRPPALTAALAQVSGADPDLAKFQQAGQGGAVLPAIPEMAAIWDPFGKAEAAIVGGADVATTMTAAGQTIAEQIK; via the coding sequence ATGCGCGTCCGTAGAACGTCGGTGGCCGCCGGGCTGGCCGCCGTGCTCGCACTGGCCGCCGCCGGCTGCGGCAGCAGCGACGGCGAACCCGCCACCACCGACAGCCCCGACGCCGCCGCCGGCGGCACCCTGGTCATCTGGGCCGACGACAAGCGCAGCGCCGCCCTCGCCCCGTTCGCCGAGAAGTTCGGCGAAGACAACGGCGTCACCGTCGAAGTCCAGGCCATCTCGAAGGACCAGCAGACCACCTTCGTCACCGCATCCCAGCAGGGCAGCGGCCCGGACGTGATGGTCGGCGCGCACGACTGGATCGGCAACCTGGTGCAGAACGGCGCCATCGAGCCGGTCCAGCTCACCGCCGAGCAGACCGCCGGCTTCGCCGAGGTCGCCATCCAAGCCGTCACCTTCAACGGCCAGCTCTACGGCGTCCCGTACGCGATGGAAAACGTTGCCCTGATCCGCAACACCGCGCTGGCTCCCGACGCCCCGGCCACCATCGAAGAGCTCGTCGCCACCGGCCAGCAGCTCAAGGCCGACGGCAAGGTGTCGGAGATCCTCTGCCTGCAGGTCGGGCAGAACGGCGACGCCTACCACCTGTACCCGCTCTACACCTCGGCCGGCGGCAGCCTGTTCGGCACCACCGCCGAAGGCGACTACGACCCGACCCAGCTCGGCGTCGGCACCCCCGAGTCGATCGCCGCGTTCGAGAAGATCGCCACCCTGGGCGAGAAGGGCGCCGGGGCGTTGAAGCGCTCCATCACCCCGGAGAACTCCATCGCCACCTTCACCAGCGGCAAGTGCGCCTTCCTGGTCTCCGGGCCGTGGGCGATCACCGACGCCAAGGGCGCGAACATCGCGTACGACATCAGCCCGGTCCCCGGCTTCGCCGGTGGTGCCGACGCGCAGCCGTTCGTCGGGGTGCAGACCTTCTACGTCGCCGCCAAGGGCAAGAACAAGGCCCTGGCGCAGGAGTTCGTCGCCAACTACACCACCGGCACCGAGCTGGCCGTCGCCCTCTACGAGGCCGAGCCGCGCCCACCGGCGCTGACCGCCGCCCTGGCGCAGGTCTCCGGCGCCGACCCGGATCTGGCCAAGTTTCAGCAGGCCGGGCAGGGCGGTGCCGTGCTGCCGGCTATCCCCGAGATGGCCGCCATCTGGGACCCGTTCGGCAAGGCGGAAGCCGCGATCGTCGGCGGTGCCGACGTGGCGACGACGATGACCGCCGCCGGTCAGACGATCGCCGAGCAGATCAAGTAA
- a CDS encoding LacI family DNA-binding transcriptional regulator produces the protein MRARLSDIARQAEVSEATVSRVLNDRPGVATETRQAVLTALDVLGYERPARLRKRSAGLVGLVVPELDNPIFPAFAQTIESALAQSGYTPVLCTQTPGGVTEDEYVEMLLDRQVAGIVFVSGLHADTAADHERYRKLIARPLPIVLINGYADGIEAPFVSCDDREAGELAVEHLVSLGHRRIGLITGPDRFLPVQRKLAGFRAAMHRLVGATDAEIDELIALSLFGVEGGKAAANRLLDKGVTGITCGSDLMALGAIRAARQRGLSVPGDVSVVGYDDSPLMAFTDPPLTTLRQPVIAMGVAAVRALVDEINGHAAPNSEYVFRPELVSRGSTGIAPQVTHLAAAAAAPAAAPAS, from the coding sequence ATGCGCGCACGACTCTCCGACATCGCTCGCCAGGCCGAAGTGAGCGAAGCCACCGTCTCCCGGGTGCTCAACGACCGCCCCGGCGTGGCCACGGAGACCCGCCAGGCGGTGCTGACCGCCCTCGACGTCCTCGGCTACGAACGCCCGGCCCGGCTGCGCAAACGCAGCGCCGGCCTAGTCGGCCTGGTCGTGCCGGAGCTGGACAACCCGATCTTTCCGGCGTTCGCGCAGACCATCGAGTCCGCGCTCGCCCAGTCCGGCTACACGCCGGTGCTCTGCACCCAGACCCCCGGCGGGGTCACCGAGGACGAGTACGTGGAGATGCTGCTGGACCGCCAGGTCGCCGGCATCGTCTTCGTCTCCGGCCTGCACGCCGACACCGCCGCCGACCACGAGCGTTACCGCAAGCTGATCGCCCGGCCGCTGCCGATCGTGCTGATCAACGGGTACGCCGACGGCATCGAGGCGCCGTTTGTCTCCTGCGACGACCGGGAAGCCGGTGAGCTGGCCGTGGAGCATCTGGTCTCCCTCGGCCACCGGCGGATCGGGCTGATCACCGGGCCGGACCGGTTCCTGCCGGTGCAGCGCAAGCTGGCCGGGTTCCGGGCGGCGATGCACCGGCTGGTCGGTGCCACCGACGCCGAGATCGACGAGCTGATCGCATTGTCACTGTTCGGTGTGGAGGGTGGGAAGGCGGCGGCGAACCGGCTGCTGGACAAGGGTGTCACCGGCATCACCTGCGGTTCCGACCTGATGGCGCTCGGCGCGATCCGGGCCGCCCGCCAGCGTGGCCTGTCGGTGCCGGGTGACGTGTCGGTGGTCGGCTACGACGACTCGCCGCTGATGGCGTTCACCGATCCGCCGCTGACCACGCTGCGCCAGCCGGTGATCGCGATGGGAGTGGCGGCGGTCCGCGCCCTGGTCGACGAGATCAACGGGCACGCTGCCCCCAACTCCGAGTACGTGTTCCGCCCCGAGCTGGTCTCCCGTGGCTCCACCGGCATCGCCCCACAGGTCACCCACCTCGCCGCCGCCGCCGCTGCCCCTGCAGCCGCGCCCGCCAGCTGA
- a CDS encoding abortive infection family protein: MHREIANMWQDEGFVPSGDPNDEQGVRRGLWREYEDNVDWTEPEHVERVLRVYETLLTALTDEALDAAQAFLERYGFKLGSDSRLKPPTPLPLSLPSSLVGLRDPAAILDSFERIDRALPQDPAQAIGSAKELIEATAKTVLVEIGIAFDEKTIKFPALVDLAQRELRLHPQQAVGPDGSSSVKRVLGGLMTVALGVNELRNEGWGTGHGRADARMGLHARHAHLAVGAARTWCQLLLDTLTDPNAPWRRPATGDTP; the protein is encoded by the coding sequence GTGCATCGCGAGATCGCGAATATGTGGCAGGATGAGGGGTTCGTTCCGTCAGGAGACCCGAATGATGAACAAGGTGTCCGCCGTGGGCTCTGGCGCGAGTACGAAGACAACGTCGATTGGACGGAACCCGAACATGTTGAGCGCGTCCTGCGTGTGTACGAGACGCTCTTGACTGCGCTGACGGATGAAGCGTTGGATGCGGCCCAAGCGTTTCTAGAACGTTATGGTTTCAAGCTAGGTAGTGACAGCCGATTGAAGCCACCAACGCCTCTACCGCTGAGCCTCCCTAGTTCGCTGGTGGGGTTGCGTGATCCGGCAGCGATTCTTGATTCCTTCGAACGGATCGATCGTGCCCTGCCGCAGGACCCTGCACAGGCTATTGGTTCGGCGAAGGAACTGATCGAAGCCACAGCGAAGACGGTTCTCGTAGAGATCGGGATTGCCTTTGACGAGAAGACAATCAAGTTTCCCGCCTTGGTTGACCTCGCCCAACGTGAACTGCGACTTCATCCGCAGCAGGCAGTCGGCCCTGACGGTAGTTCGTCGGTTAAGCGGGTGCTCGGTGGGCTGATGACGGTCGCGCTCGGTGTAAACGAACTACGCAACGAGGGCTGGGGCACCGGCCACGGGCGCGCGGACGCGAGGATGGGGCTTCACGCCAGGCATGCGCACCTAGCCGTGGGGGCGGCACGGACATGGTGTCAACTCCTGTTGGACACCCTTACCGATCCGAACGCACCTTGGAGAAGACCGGCAACCGGGGACACTCCGTAG
- a CDS encoding aminoglycoside phosphotransferase family protein, with translation MTDPQEALLLACQQAGVNATGAELIRSAENVIYRLPGGVVARVSRDGQLATAGKEVRVSRWLNESGIPAVRAIEDLPQPVAVDGRAVTFWHELPPHREGNIGQLAQVLQQLHRLQPPATLDLPPLAPFVRLEQRIAEATVFSADNRAWLIDHLHGLQDRYRELPPGLPHGAVHGDAWAGNIVDTDAGPVVLDLERFAFGLPEWDLVSVAVDHLTFSAEYAPGWTEFCQHYGYDVTGWPGFSVLLEARELRKVTFAAQLTRDNPALRDQAHYRLACIRGEHGHRPWGWQPVP, from the coding sequence ATGACGGACCCGCAGGAAGCGCTGCTGCTCGCTTGCCAGCAGGCCGGGGTCAACGCGACCGGCGCTGAGCTGATCCGGTCTGCGGAGAACGTCATCTACCGCCTGCCTGGTGGCGTTGTTGCCCGCGTCAGCCGCGACGGGCAGCTCGCCACCGCAGGCAAGGAAGTACGGGTGTCCCGCTGGCTCAACGAATCCGGGATACCGGCGGTCCGCGCGATCGAGGATCTGCCGCAACCAGTCGCGGTCGACGGGCGAGCCGTCACCTTCTGGCATGAGCTGCCGCCGCACCGGGAAGGCAACATCGGCCAGCTAGCCCAGGTGCTGCAACAGCTGCACCGCCTGCAGCCCCCGGCCACTCTCGACCTGCCACCGCTGGCACCGTTCGTACGCCTGGAACAGCGCATCGCCGAGGCGACCGTGTTCTCGGCCGACAACCGCGCCTGGCTGATCGATCACCTGCACGGCTTGCAGGACCGTTACCGCGAGCTTCCTCCCGGCCTCCCGCACGGTGCCGTGCACGGCGACGCCTGGGCCGGCAACATCGTGGACACCGACGCCGGACCCGTCGTGCTCGACCTCGAACGATTCGCCTTCGGTCTACCCGAGTGGGACCTGGTCTCCGTCGCCGTCGACCACCTGACCTTCAGCGCCGAGTACGCGCCCGGCTGGACCGAGTTCTGCCAGCACTACGGCTACGACGTCACCGGCTGGCCCGGTTTCTCAGTCCTTCTCGAAGCCAGAGAACTGCGCAAGGTGACCTTCGCCGCCCAACTCACGCGAGACAACCCAGCCCTACGCGACCAGGCCCACTACCGCCTCGCCTGCATCCGAGGCGAGCACGGCCACCGCCCCTGGGGCTGGCAACCCGTCCCATGA
- a CDS encoding ABC transporter permease subunit, with protein MRDTGAGGLLAKALLLGLVAAIAIWAAFPLIAAEAWVGLGILVATTAGLGYLYLGRRHVPAKYLIPGTLFLIAFQIFPVLYTASTAFTNFGDGHRGSKTEAVAAIQASSVVQVPGSIEYAMTVATVGDAATGDLVLLVVDPADGVVYAGDDSGLRELPAGDVTVTDAGKVTAADGFTLLNAGQASARSQEITDLAVPTDDGAIRSIGLSRAYEGVAVRAYDDDCDCVTDTVTGTVWTADDDAGSFVAADGDRLLQGWRVGVGLDNFTRVLTDRSISGPFLGTLVWNFAFAIGSTGGTFILGLLCALALHSDRVRGRNLYRVLLILPYAMPSFAMLLVWRDMFNTDFGLINQFFGLSVDWFGQDWSARLAVIGVQLWLGYPYMFLVATGALQAIPKELTEASSIDGANPWQAFRRVTLPLLLVALTPLLIASFAFNFNNFNAIYLTTEGGPFPADNPSVGATDLLITYTYRLAFGAAGADYGFAAAISIFIFTLVAVISAVSFRRTRQQEEVYA; from the coding sequence ATGCGCGACACCGGAGCCGGCGGTCTGCTGGCCAAGGCGCTGCTGCTCGGCCTGGTCGCGGCGATCGCGATCTGGGCGGCGTTCCCGCTGATCGCCGCCGAGGCGTGGGTCGGGCTCGGCATCCTGGTCGCCACGACCGCCGGCCTCGGCTACCTCTACCTGGGTCGGCGACACGTGCCGGCGAAGTACCTGATCCCCGGCACCCTGTTCCTGATCGCCTTCCAGATCTTCCCGGTGCTCTACACCGCCTCCACCGCGTTCACCAACTTCGGCGACGGACACCGGGGCAGCAAAACCGAGGCGGTCGCGGCCATCCAGGCCTCGTCGGTGGTCCAGGTGCCAGGATCTATCGAGTACGCGATGACTGTCGCCACGGTCGGCGACGCCGCCACCGGTGACCTGGTGTTGCTGGTCGTCGACCCGGCCGACGGGGTCGTCTACGCCGGTGACGATTCCGGGCTGCGTGAACTGCCGGCCGGCGACGTCACCGTCACCGACGCCGGCAAGGTCACGGCGGCCGACGGGTTCACGTTGCTCAACGCCGGCCAGGCCAGCGCCCGCAGCCAGGAGATCACCGACCTGGCGGTGCCGACCGACGACGGGGCGATCCGCTCTATCGGGCTGTCCCGGGCGTACGAAGGGGTCGCCGTCCGGGCGTACGACGACGATTGTGATTGTGTCACCGACACCGTGACGGGCACGGTGTGGACGGCCGACGACGACGCCGGCTCCTTCGTCGCCGCCGACGGCGACCGGCTGCTGCAGGGCTGGCGGGTCGGCGTCGGGCTGGACAACTTCACCCGGGTGCTGACCGACCGCAGCATCTCCGGGCCGTTCCTCGGCACCCTGGTCTGGAACTTCGCCTTCGCGATCGGCTCCACCGGCGGCACCTTCATCCTCGGGCTGCTCTGCGCCCTCGCCCTGCACTCCGACCGGGTGCGTGGGCGCAACCTTTACCGGGTGCTGCTGATCCTGCCGTACGCGATGCCGTCGTTCGCGATGCTGCTGGTCTGGCGGGACATGTTCAACACCGACTTCGGGCTGATCAACCAGTTCTTCGGGTTGAGTGTGGACTGGTTCGGGCAGGACTGGTCGGCCCGGCTGGCGGTGATCGGCGTACAGCTGTGGCTCGGGTACCCGTACATGTTCCTGGTCGCCACCGGCGCGTTGCAGGCCATCCCGAAGGAGCTGACCGAGGCCAGCTCGATCGACGGCGCGAACCCGTGGCAGGCGTTCCGCCGGGTGACGCTGCCGCTGCTGCTGGTGGCGTTGACGCCGCTGCTGATCGCCTCGTTCGCGTTCAACTTCAACAACTTCAACGCGATCTATCTGACGACCGAGGGTGGGCCGTTCCCGGCGGACAACCCGAGCGTCGGCGCGACGGACCTGCTGATCACCTACACGTACCGGTTGGCGTTCGGTGCGGCCGGCGCGGACTACGGCTTCGCCGCCGCCATCTCGATCTTCATTTTCACGCTCGTCGCGGTGATCTCCGCGGTCAGCTTCCGGCGCACCCGGCAACAGGAAGAGGTGTACGCGTGA
- a CDS encoding glycoside hydrolase family 13 protein: MGQLFEAHHDGSSLYAPGAAAGVNLGDRVSVFVRVPAGARPVDNLWVRSIVDGEPRFSEAVVDRQDPNGDVWWRGEVQAGNPVTPYRFLLAGGAAAGGGSAGGGGGGRRWLTGVGEVDHDVPDATDFRLVTHDAPPAWAAEAVIYQIFPDRFARSAAAAGRELPDWAIRCDWDTPVVGRGPETPHQFYGGDLDGIRERLDHLERLGVNTVYLTPIFPARSNHRYDAAAFDHVDPLLGGDDALARLSAAVHARGWRLLGDITSNHTGDAHPWFTAAGSDVTSAERELYYFGDDGDYESWLGVKSLPKLNWGSAELRRRFVDGPSSVARRWLLPPYGLDGWRIDVANMTGRRGADALTLEVAALLRRAVADTRPDGLIVAEHGHDFTRDLDADGWHGTMNYAGFTRPVWSWLRSPTLGLPDFLGVPGGVPARSGSAALATMRAFGALVSWRSLVHLWQLLGSHDSARIRTVVGDAARQEVAAGLQFTLPGTPMVFAGDELGLRGDNGEGSRTPMPWDRPGSWDEATFGAYRALVALRREVPELRHGGLRWVYADDDALVYLRESPTGSVLALARRASGAPVRLTGLVAPPDAAAPALANLYGGAPPLRPAADGTLTLPADGPTFQLWRVH, from the coding sequence GTGGGCCAGCTGTTCGAGGCGCACCATGACGGGTCGTCGTTGTATGCGCCGGGTGCCGCCGCCGGGGTAAACCTGGGTGATCGGGTGTCGGTCTTCGTCCGGGTGCCGGCGGGTGCGCGGCCGGTCGACAACCTGTGGGTACGCTCCATAGTCGATGGTGAGCCGCGCTTCTCCGAGGCGGTGGTCGACCGGCAGGATCCGAACGGGGACGTGTGGTGGCGGGGCGAGGTGCAGGCCGGTAACCCGGTCACGCCGTACCGTTTCCTGCTGGCCGGCGGCGCTGCTGCTGGCGGCGGCTCTGCTGGTGGCGGCGGGGGTGGGCGGCGTTGGTTGACCGGGGTCGGCGAGGTCGACCACGACGTGCCGGACGCCACCGACTTCCGGCTCGTCACCCACGATGCGCCGCCGGCCTGGGCCGCCGAGGCGGTGATCTATCAGATCTTCCCGGACCGGTTCGCCCGGTCGGCTGCCGCTGCCGGGCGGGAGCTGCCGGACTGGGCGATCCGGTGCGACTGGGACACCCCGGTCGTCGGGCGCGGGCCGGAGACGCCGCACCAGTTCTACGGCGGTGACCTGGACGGCATCCGGGAGCGGCTCGACCACCTGGAGCGGCTCGGCGTCAACACCGTCTACCTGACGCCGATCTTCCCGGCCCGGTCCAACCACCGGTACGACGCCGCCGCGTTCGACCACGTCGACCCGCTGCTCGGCGGGGACGACGCGCTGGCGCGGCTGTCGGCGGCGGTGCACGCTCGCGGCTGGCGGCTGCTCGGCGACATCACCAGCAACCACACCGGCGACGCCCACCCGTGGTTCACCGCCGCCGGGTCGGACGTAACGTCGGCGGAGCGGGAGCTGTACTACTTCGGCGACGACGGTGATTATGAGTCGTGGCTGGGTGTGAAGTCGCTGCCGAAACTCAACTGGGGCAGCGCTGAGCTGCGGCGACGCTTCGTCGACGGGCCATCGTCGGTGGCGCGGCGGTGGCTGCTGCCGCCGTACGGGTTGGACGGTTGGCGGATCGACGTCGCCAACATGACCGGCCGGCGCGGTGCCGATGCGCTCACCCTGGAGGTGGCCGCCCTGCTGCGCCGGGCGGTCGCCGACACTCGGCCGGATGGGCTGATCGTCGCCGAGCACGGGCACGACTTCACCCGTGACCTGGACGCCGACGGTTGGCACGGCACGATGAACTATGCCGGGTTCACCCGGCCGGTGTGGAGCTGGCTGCGGTCACCGACGTTGGGGTTGCCGGACTTCCTCGGCGTACCGGGTGGGGTGCCGGCCCGGTCGGGGTCGGCGGCGTTGGCGACGATGCGGGCGTTCGGGGCGTTGGTGTCGTGGCGGTCGTTGGTGCATTTGTGGCAGCTGCTCGGCTCGCATGACTCGGCCCGGATTCGGACGGTGGTCGGGGACGCGGCCCGGCAGGAGGTGGCGGCCGGGTTGCAGTTCACCCTGCCGGGGACGCCGATGGTGTTCGCCGGGGATGAGCTGGGGTTGCGGGGCGACAACGGGGAGGGTTCACGGACGCCGATGCCGTGGGATCGGCCAGGCTCGTGGGATGAGGCGACGTTCGGGGCCTACCGGGCGTTGGTGGCGTTGCGTCGGGAGGTGCCGGAGCTGCGGCACGGCGGCCTGCGCTGGGTGTACGCCGATGACGACGCCCTGGTCTACTTGCGGGAGTCGCCGACCGGGTCGGTGTTGGCGTTGGCCCGGCGTGCGTCGGGTGCTCCGGTGCGGTTGACCGGTCTGGTGGCCCCGCCGGACGCTGCTGCTCCGGCCCTCGCCAACCTGTACGGCGGCGCACCCCCGCTCCGCCCGGCCGCCGACGGCACCCTGACCCTGCCCGCCGACGGCCCAACCTTCCAACTGTGGCGCGTCCACTGA
- a CDS encoding sugar ABC transporter permease — translation MNRRTFTRWLGRVGWRHLVALLAVAFSLFPIVFVLSAAVNPLGTLSSTDLFPTGASGNNFRRLFADTAFGRWFGNSLLIAGLASFASVFLSSLAAYAFSRMRFRGRRVGLLSLLLIQMFPQFLAIVAIFLIFSTITDLWPTIGFNTPWGLMLLYLGGALGVNTWLMKGFFDTLPRELDESATMDGASHAQVFFRIMLPLVAPILAVTGLLAFINTINEFLIANVFLTNPEAKTLAVGMYGLVAGERNNNFGIFAAGTLLTAIPTVLVFQLLSRYIVSGLTSGSVKG, via the coding sequence GTGAACCGGCGCACGTTCACCCGTTGGCTGGGTCGGGTCGGCTGGCGGCACCTGGTGGCGCTGCTGGCCGTGGCGTTCTCGCTGTTCCCGATCGTGTTCGTGCTGTCGGCGGCGGTGAACCCGCTGGGCACCCTGTCGTCGACCGACCTGTTCCCGACCGGGGCGTCGGGCAACAACTTCCGGCGGCTGTTCGCCGACACGGCGTTCGGCCGCTGGTTCGGCAACTCGCTGCTGATCGCCGGGCTGGCGTCGTTCGCGTCGGTGTTCCTGTCGTCGCTGGCGGCGTACGCCTTCTCCCGGATGCGGTTCCGGGGCCGGCGGGTCGGGCTGCTGTCGCTGCTGCTGATCCAGATGTTCCCGCAGTTCCTGGCGATCGTGGCGATCTTCCTGATCTTCTCGACGATCACCGACCTGTGGCCGACGATCGGGTTCAACACCCCGTGGGGGCTGATGCTGCTCTACCTCGGTGGCGCGCTCGGGGTGAACACGTGGCTGATGAAAGGCTTCTTCGACACCCTGCCGAGGGAGTTGGACGAGTCGGCCACCATGGACGGGGCGTCGCACGCCCAGGTGTTCTTCCGGATCATGCTGCCGTTGGTGGCGCCGATCCTGGCGGTCACCGGGCTGCTGGCGTTCATCAACACCATCAACGAGTTCCTGATCGCCAACGTCTTCCTCACCAACCCGGAGGCGAAGACCCTGGCGGTCGGCATGTACGGCCTGGTGGCAGGGGAGCGGAACAACAACTTCGGGATCTTCGCCGCCGGCACCCTGCTGACGGCGATCCCGACGGTGCTGGTGTTTCAGCTGCTTAGCCGCTACATCGTTTCCGGTCTCACCTCCGGGTCTGTGAAGGGTTAG
- a CDS encoding 26S protease regulatory subunit, giving the protein MESIGRIARIRRIEPESSKIWVDFMGGLSGYFISSNEEGWSVGDILLCPDKGSVHRVDDDLWGASSEVGTVKKVNSSGAVIDVNGQLRHFCVHEGKPFVEGQVIRIDQAGNPAEVLSEHPIDRFGLNRDDFDVGDLIVPAEDSETTLSDFGGSPEIVRRAHDLVRVALDPDDPLTVIGAKPIKGILFTGPAGTGKTFLAKALANSTAATFYNISGPAIVDQFVGQSERRLRDIFDHARENRPAILFFDEIDSLYTQRGGSNHEATNRLVGQFLSLLDGFLSFQQVIVIATTNLPGALDEALLRPGRIAHKLEFSMPDVANRISILEASSRRLVFSERPDMTTLAESTKGWTAADLSAIWTEAGILAVLDGRRSLCLEDVREAIPRVQRVSARRAEGEAK; this is encoded by the coding sequence ATGGAAAGCATTGGCCGTATCGCTAGAATTCGTAGAATTGAACCCGAGTCCTCAAAAATCTGGGTCGACTTCATGGGTGGCCTATCTGGCTATTTCATCTCGTCGAACGAGGAAGGATGGTCTGTTGGAGACATTCTTTTGTGCCCAGATAAAGGCAGTGTGCACCGGGTCGATGATGACCTATGGGGTGCATCCTCTGAAGTCGGTACAGTAAAGAAGGTCAACTCATCGGGTGCTGTCATCGACGTTAATGGCCAGCTTCGTCACTTTTGCGTGCATGAAGGCAAGCCATTCGTTGAGGGTCAAGTGATTAGGATCGACCAGGCCGGTAATCCGGCGGAGGTACTTTCCGAACATCCAATTGACCGATTCGGCCTAAACCGTGATGATTTTGACGTTGGCGATCTGATTGTTCCGGCAGAGGATAGTGAAACTACTCTCAGTGACTTCGGCGGTTCTCCGGAAATCGTTCGTCGCGCGCACGACCTCGTCCGCGTGGCGCTCGACCCCGACGATCCTCTAACGGTAATCGGAGCGAAACCTATCAAGGGGATCCTCTTTACCGGGCCGGCAGGGACTGGAAAGACCTTCCTTGCCAAGGCATTGGCAAATTCTACAGCTGCAACCTTTTACAATATCAGTGGTCCTGCCATTGTGGATCAGTTTGTTGGTCAAAGTGAGCGGAGACTTCGCGACATATTTGACCATGCCAGGGAGAACCGCCCAGCCATCCTCTTCTTTGATGAAATTGACAGCCTGTATACGCAGAGGGGTGGGAGTAACCACGAGGCGACCAACCGGCTTGTGGGTCAGTTTTTGTCCCTCCTAGACGGATTTCTGAGCTTTCAACAAGTTATTGTAATCGCAACGACTAATCTCCCGGGTGCGCTTGATGAAGCTCTTCTGCGTCCCGGTCGTATTGCCCATAAGTTGGAGTTCTCGATGCCTGACGTAGCTAATAGAATATCGATTCTGGAGGCTTCATCGCGACGACTTGTTTTCTCCGAACGTCCAGATATGACGACGCTTGCCGAGTCAACGAAAGGCTGGACGGCGGCGGATCTCTCGGCGATCTGGACGGAGGCAGGGATCTTGGCTGTGCTCGATGGCCGGAGGTCACTCTGCCTTGAGGATGTACGTGAGGCGATTCCGCGAGTCCAGCGCGTTTCAGCCCGTCGCGCGGAAGGTGAAGCCAAGTGA